A window from Mangifera indica cultivar Alphonso chromosome 2, CATAS_Mindica_2.1, whole genome shotgun sequence encodes these proteins:
- the LOC123208849 gene encoding zinc finger CCCH domain-containing protein 66-like encodes MCSGSKRKAAQTCFIMDTDSHKQDGLCYNFSILLELTASDDLLGFKIAIEEKGHDIDEPGLWYGRKSGSRKMGFEERTPLMIAAMFGSKDVLCYIIETGRVDVNRACGSDGATALHCAASGSAANSIEIIKLLLDASADINSGDANGNRPADLIFKGCLLGFQSRKKVLESMLKGDAAVVEIDVLCDGVVNEAGIQEQPEILTPRISKEGAEKKEYPIDLTLPDIKNGIYGTDEFRMYTFKVKPCSRAYSHDWTECPFVHPGENARRRDPRKYHYSCVPCPEFRKGTCKQGDACEYAHGIFECWLHPAQYRTRLCKDETNCNRRVCFFAHKPEELRPLYASTGSAVPSPRSFSTNGSSLDMVSVTPLALGSPSVGIPPTSTPPLTPSGASSPMGGSIWQTQPTVPTLQLPGSRLKAAVHARDMDFDMELLGLQNHRRRHQQLIDEISGHSSPSGWNNAMSAVSPFSSSGDRTGELNRLGGVKPTNLDDIFGSPDPTILPQLQGLSLDAQATKLQSPTGIQIRQNINQQLRSCYPSGLSSPVRASQSLGIDPAGATAAAVLSSRSAAFTKRSQSFIERTAVNRHSGFSSPAATVTVMPSNLADWGSPDGKLDWGVQGDELNKLRKSASFGLRSCSSNLAASASSVPATADEPDVSWVQSLVKDTPTVKSGPLVLEDQQQCHLNTGVSEMLPAWVEQLYMEQEQMVA; translated from the coding sequence ATGTGCAGCGGTTCTAAAAGGAAAGCAGCACAGACTTGTTTCATCATGGATACTGATTCTCATAAACAAGACGGGCTTTgttataatttctcaattttgCTTGAATTGACAGCCTCTGATGATTTGCTTGGTTTTAAAATTGCTATTGAAGAAAAGGGTCATGATATTGATGAGCCTGGTTTGTGGTACGGTCGGAAGAGTGGTTCCAGAAAGATGGGGTTTGAAGAAAGAACACCCCTCATGATTGCTGCCATGTTTGGAAGCAAAGATGTGCTTTGTTATATTATTGAGACTGGCCGTGTTGATGTTAATAGGGCTTGTGGTTCAGATGGGGCTACTGCGTTACACTGTGCTGCCTCTGGTAGTGCTGCTAATTCGATTGAAATTATCAAGCTCTTGCTTGATGCTTCTGCTGATATTAACTCTGGGGATGCTAATGGAAACCGGCCTGCGGACTTGATATTCAAAGGTTGTCTTTTGGGTTTCCAGTCAAGGAAGAAGGTATTGGAGTCTATGTTGAAAGGTGATGCTGCTGTGGTAGAAATAGATGTTCTGTGTGATGGAGTGGTTAATGAAGCGGGAATACAAGAACAGCCTGAGATTTTGACACCCCGAATTTCTAAAGAAGGAGCTGAAAAGAAAGAATATCCTATTGATCTCACCCTTCCAGATATCAAGAATGGGATATATGGGACAGATGAGTTTAGAATGTATACTTTCAAAGTCAAGCCCTGCTCAAGGGCTTACTCGCATGATTGGACAGAGTGCCCATTTGTTCATCCTGGGGAGAACGCTAGGCGCCGTGATCCAAGAAAATATCATTATAGCTGTGTCCCATGCCCTGAGTTCCGGAAGGGTACATGTAAGCAGGGGGATGCTTGTGAATATGCACATGGTATTTTTGAGTGCTGGCTTCACCCTGCGCAGTATCGGACTCGTCTGTGCAAAGATGAGACTAATTGCAACAGGAGGGTATGCTTCTTTGCTCACAAGCCGGAAGAGCTACGTCCTTTATATGCCTCAACAGGTTCAGCAGTGCCTTCTCCTAGATCATTCTCAACCAATGGTTCTTCGCTTGACATGGTGTCTGTCACCCCACTTGCCCTTGGTTCTCCATCAGTTGGGATACCACCAACATCTACACCACCCTTGACTCCGTCTGGAGCCTCTTCTCCTATGGGTGGATCAATCTGGCAGACCCAGCCTACTGTACCTACACTGCAGCTTCCTGGTAGCAGGCTGAAAGCTGCAGTTCATGCTAGAGATATGGATTTTGACATGGAGTTGCTTGGTCTACAGAATCATCGGCGTCGGCACCAGCAATTAATTGATGAGATATCTGGTCACTCATCGCCATCCGGCTGGAACAATGCCATGTCTGCTGTATCACCCTTTTCTTCTTCTGGTGATCGAACAGGAGAACTAAATAGGCTTGGTGGAGTGAAACCAACTAACCTTGATGACATTTTTGGATCTCCCGATCCGACAATTTTGCCTCAATTACAAGGACTATCATTGGATGCTCAAGCAACCAAATTGCAGTCACCCACTGGCATTCAGATTCGACAGAACATTAACCAGCAGCTCCGATCTTGCTATCCTTCTGGTCTCTCCTCTCCTGTGAGGGCGTCTCAGTCCTTGGGGATTGATCCTGCTGGGGCCACTGCTGCTGCAGTTTTGAGTTCAAGGTCAGCTGCCTTTACAAAACGTAGTCAGAGCTTCATTGAACGGACTGCTGTGAATCGGCATTCTGGGTTTTCTTCACCAGCTGCTACCGTAACTGTGATGCCTTCTAACCTGGCAGATTGGGGTTCCCCTGATGGTAAGTTGGACTGGGGTGTCCAGGGAGATGAGCTGAACAAGCTGAGGAAATCTGCTTCTTTTGGATTAAGAAGCTGTAGCAGCAATTTGGCCGCATCTGCATCCTCTGTGCCAGCAACTGCTGATGAGCCAGACGTGTCATGGGTTCAGTCCTTGGTGAAGGATACCCCTACTGTGAAATCTGGTCCGCTTGTCTTGGAGGATCAGCAGCAGTGTCATCTTAACACTGGAGTTTCAGAGATGCTTCCTGCTTGGGTGGAGCAACTGTATATGGAGCAGGAGCAGATGGTGGCTTAG
- the LOC123207761 gene encoding uncharacterized protein LOC123207761 codes for MSFLSFTMKLKLKLLSSSSSSFASFDPNNSINNNIPSSKTATTPASGCLAAILRAILCSTTLPAHPSHQITHTQLASVLCEKDQQFNSQDRVMPSLLARLMGLEGVPNVTNTKISSTRSTNSLNFEASSGQMEGDYKHTRVKSSTLSILEVPTFFEVENDEFFVLSFGNGNEDEEKRSRRKKFGMGPGELKQRRGERCRNKHQGVSNKLENPCVGSEIMECEGAKLRRRKKKKKKVQSVEHESSSEDSSPVSVLDFDQFIMSELDCSNLVESNSRRKLSPEPDQNSEGQSRRNDNNLMILDVPKTKKSEGKCVGSRKRYLHSHNYLNVCDQICKMTDGEVAESNWSHRKNILKHEDFEEISADLESQIFDQSLDELVHQLIGLAMWT; via the exons atgtcgtttctttctttcaccatgaagttgaagttgaagttgttatcatcttcttcttcttctttcgcCTCTTTTGATCCCAATAACAGCATTAATAATAACATTCCCTCTTCGAAAACTGCCACCACTCCTGCTTCTGGCTGTCTTGCTGCCATCTTACGTGCAATTCTTTGCTCTACAACTCTCCCTGCTCACCCATCTCATCAAATCACTCACACTCAGCTTGCTTCTGTTTTATGTGAAAAGGATCAACAATTCAACTCCCAAGACAGGGTTATGCCTAGTCTTCTGGCAAGATTAATGGGCTTGGAAGGTGTTCCCAATGTGACTAATACAAAAATATCGTCAACTCGATCGACGAATTCATTGAATTTTGAGGCAAGTAGTGGTCAGATGGAAGGTGATTATAAGCACACAAGAGTAAAGAGTAGTACATTGTCGATTCTAGAGGTGCCGACCTTTTTTGAGgttgaaaatgatgaattttttgtCCTCAGCTTTGGTAATggaaatgaagatgaagaaaagagGTCAAGAAGGAAGAAATTTGGGATGGGTCCTGGAGAATTGAAGCAAAGAAGAGGTGAGAGATGCCGAAACAAGCACCAGGGAGTCTCTAATAAGCTTGAAAATCCATGCGTTGGTTCAGAAATTATGGAGTGTGAAGGAGCAAAATTAAggaggagaaagaagaagaagaagaaagttcaGAGTGTCGAACATGAAAGCAGTTCAGAAGATTCAAGCCCAGTTTCAGTTCTTGATTTTGATCAATTCATTATGTCAG AGTTGGATTGTTCAAACTTGGTGGAGTCAAattcaagaagaaaattatCACCAGAGCCTGATCAAAATTCTGAGGGCCAATCAAGAAGAAATGACAATAATTTGATGATTCTTGATGTACCAAAGACAAAGAAATCTGAAGGCAAATGTGTTGGATCAAGAAAGAGATATCTGCATAGTCACAATTACCTAAACGTCTGTGATCAAATTTGCAAGATGACTGATGGTGAGGTAGCTGAATCAAATTGGTCACACAGAAAAAACATCTTGAAGcatgaagattttgaagaaatttctGCAGATTTAGAGTCTCAAATCTTTGATCAATCACTAGATGAGCTGGTTCATCAACTTATTGGACTTGCCATGTGGACTTAA
- the LOC123209055 gene encoding omega-3 fatty acid desaturase, endoplasmic reticulum-like isoform X1 codes for MKEPSFDPMETQGKFSNDRHGFNPSAPPSFKINDIRAAIPQHCWVKNTWRSLSYVARDVFVIFTLIAASTLLNNWFFWPLYWLAQGTMFWAIFVLGHDCGHGSFSDNSNLNSLVGHVLHSSILVPYHGWRISHRTHHQNHGNIEKDESWVPLTEKIFKELSARTRFLRFTVPFPMLAYPLYLWFRSPGKEGSHFNPNSSLFKEDERSLVVTSTLCWTLMVVLLAYLSFVVGPIQMLKIYGVPYLIFVMWVDFVTYLHHHGHDEHKLPWYRGKEWSYLRGGLTTLDRDYGMFNNIHHDIGTHVVHHLFPQIPHYHLVEATKAAKPILGKYYREPQKSGPIPFHLMKSLVRSLSQDHFVSDFGEIVYYETEPSLYKKSATKLD; via the exons ATGAAAGAGCCAAGTTTTGATCCAATGGAGACACAAGGAAAGTTCAGTAATGATCGACATGGTTTCAACCCAAGTGCCCCTCCTTCATTCAAAATAAACGACATCCGAGCTGCCATTCCTCAGCATTGTTGGGTGAAGAACACATGGAGATCTCTCAGCTACGTTGCAAGGGacgtttttgttatttttacgCTGATAGCAGCCTCAACCCTCTTAAACAATTGGTTTTTCTGGCCACTTTACTGGCTTGCTCAGGGTACTATGTTCTGGGCGATATTCGTTCTTGGCCACGATTG TGGGCATGGAAGTTTCTCGGATAATTCCAATCTCAACAGCTTGGTGGGTCATGTCCTGCATTCTTCAATCCTTGTGCCTTACCACGGATG GAGAATTAGTCATCGCACTCATCATCAGAATCATGGAAACATTGAAAAAGATGAGTCTTGGGTTCCG TTGACTGAAAAGATTTTCAAGGAACTGTCTGCCAGAACTCGATTTCTGAGATTTACAGTGCCTTTCCCAATGTTGGCTTACCCTCTTTACTTG TGGTTCAGAAGTCCAGGAAAGGAAGGATCTCATTTCAACCCCAATAGCAGCTTGTTCAAAGAAGATGAGAGGAGTTTAGTGGTGACTTCAACTCTCTGTTGGACTCTTATGGTTGTTTTGCTAGCCTACTTATCCTTCGTAGTAGGTCCTATCCAAATGCTTAAGATTTATGGTGTTCCTTACTTG ATTTTCGTAATGTGGGTAGATTTTGTAACATACTTGCATCACCATGGTCATGATGAGCACAAACTTCCTTGGTACCGTGGAAAG GAATGGAGTTATTTAAGGGGAGGGCTTACAACTTTGGATAGAGATTATGGAATGTTTAATAATATCCACCATGACATTGGCACTCATGTTGTTCATCATCTCTTCCCTCAAATCCCACACTATCACTTGGTAGAAGCG ACAAAGGCAGCAAAGCCAATTCTGGGAAAGTACTATCGGGAGCCGCAGAAATCTGGACCCATTCCTTTCCACTTGATGAAGAGTTTAGTGAGAAGCCTGAGCCAAGATCACTTTGTAAGTGACTTTGGGGAAATTGTGTATTACGAAACAGAGCCTAGTCTTTATAAAAAATCCGCAACCAAGTTGGACTGA
- the LOC123209055 gene encoding omega-3 fatty acid desaturase, endoplasmic reticulum-like isoform X2, producing the protein MKEPSFDPMETQGKFSNDRHGFNPSAPPSFKINDIRAAIPQHCWVKNTWRSLSYVARDVFVIFTLIAASTLLNNWFFWPLYWLAQGTMFWAIFVLGHDCGHGSFSDNSNLNSLVGHVLHSSILVPYHGWRISHRTHHQNHGNIEKDESWVPLTEKIFKELSARTRFLRFTVPFPMLAYPLYLWFRSPGKEGSHFNPNSSLFKEDERSLVVTSTLCWTLMVVLLAYLSFVVGPIQMLKIYGVPYLIFVMWVDFVTYLHHHGHDEHKLPWYRGKEWSYLRGGLTTLDRDYGMFNNIHHDIGTHVVHHLFPQIPHYHLTKAAKPILGKYYREPQKSGPIPFHLMKSLVRSLSQDHFVSDFGEIVYYETEPSLYKKSATKLD; encoded by the exons ATGAAAGAGCCAAGTTTTGATCCAATGGAGACACAAGGAAAGTTCAGTAATGATCGACATGGTTTCAACCCAAGTGCCCCTCCTTCATTCAAAATAAACGACATCCGAGCTGCCATTCCTCAGCATTGTTGGGTGAAGAACACATGGAGATCTCTCAGCTACGTTGCAAGGGacgtttttgttatttttacgCTGATAGCAGCCTCAACCCTCTTAAACAATTGGTTTTTCTGGCCACTTTACTGGCTTGCTCAGGGTACTATGTTCTGGGCGATATTCGTTCTTGGCCACGATTG TGGGCATGGAAGTTTCTCGGATAATTCCAATCTCAACAGCTTGGTGGGTCATGTCCTGCATTCTTCAATCCTTGTGCCTTACCACGGATG GAGAATTAGTCATCGCACTCATCATCAGAATCATGGAAACATTGAAAAAGATGAGTCTTGGGTTCCG TTGACTGAAAAGATTTTCAAGGAACTGTCTGCCAGAACTCGATTTCTGAGATTTACAGTGCCTTTCCCAATGTTGGCTTACCCTCTTTACTTG TGGTTCAGAAGTCCAGGAAAGGAAGGATCTCATTTCAACCCCAATAGCAGCTTGTTCAAAGAAGATGAGAGGAGTTTAGTGGTGACTTCAACTCTCTGTTGGACTCTTATGGTTGTTTTGCTAGCCTACTTATCCTTCGTAGTAGGTCCTATCCAAATGCTTAAGATTTATGGTGTTCCTTACTTG ATTTTCGTAATGTGGGTAGATTTTGTAACATACTTGCATCACCATGGTCATGATGAGCACAAACTTCCTTGGTACCGTGGAAAG GAATGGAGTTATTTAAGGGGAGGGCTTACAACTTTGGATAGAGATTATGGAATGTTTAATAATATCCACCATGACATTGGCACTCATGTTGTTCATCATCTCTTCCCTCAAATCCCACACTATCACTTG ACAAAGGCAGCAAAGCCAATTCTGGGAAAGTACTATCGGGAGCCGCAGAAATCTGGACCCATTCCTTTCCACTTGATGAAGAGTTTAGTGAGAAGCCTGAGCCAAGATCACTTTGTAAGTGACTTTGGGGAAATTGTGTATTACGAAACAGAGCCTAGTCTTTATAAAAAATCCGCAACCAAGTTGGACTGA
- the LOC123209054 gene encoding omega-3 fatty acid desaturase, endoplasmic reticulum-like isoform X1 has protein sequence MFHELFLDSMEQERKFSNDQEAFDPSALPPFRINEIRAAIPEHCWVKNPWRSLSYVLRDLLVVSALMVAALHFNSWFFWPLYWAAQGTMFWAIFVLGHDCGHGSFSDSPKLNSFVGHVLHSSILVPYHGWRISHRTHHQNHGNVEKDESWVPLTEETFKELDRSTKILRFTVPFPLLAYPLYLWRRSPGKEGSHFNPYSSLFTADERRLVVTSTVCWTIMAVFLLYLSFVVGPVQMLKIYGVPYLIFVMWIDFVTYLHHHGHDEHKLPWYRGKEWSYLRGGLTTVDRDYGLFNNIHHDIGTHVIHHLFPQIPHYHLIEATKAAKPVLGKYYREPKRSSPIPFHLIKNLVTSLSQDHFVSDTEEIVYYQTDPNLHKKFSSKLD, from the exons ATGTTTCAC GAGCTATTTCTGGATTCAATGGAGCAAGAAAGGAAGTTTTCAAATGATCAAGAAGCTTTCGATCCCAGTGCCCTTCCTCCATTCAGGATAAACGAGATCCGAGCTGCCATTCCAGAGCATTGCTGGGTGAAGAACCCATGGAGGTCACTCAGTTATGTTTTGAGAGATTTGCTTGTGGTCTCTGCACTCATGGTAGCCGCACTGCACTTCAACAGTTGGTTCTTCTGGCCACTCTATTGGGCTGCTCAGGGAACAatgttttgggcaatttttgTTCTTGGTCATGACTG TGGGCATGGAAGTTTCTCTGATAGTCCCAAGCTCAATAGCTTTGTAGGACATGTCCTGCATTCTTCAATCCTTGTGCCTTACCATGGATG GAGAATAAGCCACAGGACTCATCATCAGAACCATGGAAACGTTGAAAAGGATGAGTCTTGGGTCCcg TTGACTGAGGAGACTTTCAAGGAACTAGATCGTAGTACTAAAATTCTGAGATTCACAGTGCCTTTCCCCCTGTTAGCTTACCCTCTGTATCTG TGGCGTAGAAGTCCAGGAAAGGAGGGATCTCATTTCAACCCCTACAGCAGCTTGTTCACTGCTGATGAGAGAAGATTAGTGGTGACTTCAACTGTGTGTTGGACTATAATGGCTGTTTTTCTGCTTTATTTATCCTTTGTCGTAGGCCCTGTCCAAATGCTTAAGATATATGGTGTTCCTTACTTG ATTTTTGTAATGTGGATAGACTTTGTTACTTATTTGCATCACCACGGTCATGATGAACACAAACTTCCTTGGTACCGCGGCAAG GAATGGAGTTATTTGAGAGGAGGGCTTACAACAGTTGATAGAGATTATGGATTGTTCAATAACATTCACCATGACATTGGCACTCATGTTATCCACCATCTCTTCCCTCAAATCCCACACTATCACTTGATAGAAGCT ACAAAAGCAGCAAAGCCGGTGCTGGGAAAGTATTATCGCGAGCCAAAGAGATCCAGTCCCATTCCATTCCATTTGATTAAGAATCTAGTAACAAGCTTGAGTCAAGACCACTTTGTGAGTGACACTGAAGAAATTGTCTACTATCAGACAGACCCAAACCTGCATAAAAAATTTTCCAGCAAATTGGATTGA
- the LOC123209054 gene encoding omega-3 fatty acid desaturase, endoplasmic reticulum-like isoform X2, with amino-acid sequence MEQERKFSNDQEAFDPSALPPFRINEIRAAIPEHCWVKNPWRSLSYVLRDLLVVSALMVAALHFNSWFFWPLYWAAQGTMFWAIFVLGHDCGHGSFSDSPKLNSFVGHVLHSSILVPYHGWRISHRTHHQNHGNVEKDESWVPLTEETFKELDRSTKILRFTVPFPLLAYPLYLWRRSPGKEGSHFNPYSSLFTADERRLVVTSTVCWTIMAVFLLYLSFVVGPVQMLKIYGVPYLIFVMWIDFVTYLHHHGHDEHKLPWYRGKEWSYLRGGLTTVDRDYGLFNNIHHDIGTHVIHHLFPQIPHYHLIEATKAAKPVLGKYYREPKRSSPIPFHLIKNLVTSLSQDHFVSDTEEIVYYQTDPNLHKKFSSKLD; translated from the exons ATGGAGCAAGAAAGGAAGTTTTCAAATGATCAAGAAGCTTTCGATCCCAGTGCCCTTCCTCCATTCAGGATAAACGAGATCCGAGCTGCCATTCCAGAGCATTGCTGGGTGAAGAACCCATGGAGGTCACTCAGTTATGTTTTGAGAGATTTGCTTGTGGTCTCTGCACTCATGGTAGCCGCACTGCACTTCAACAGTTGGTTCTTCTGGCCACTCTATTGGGCTGCTCAGGGAACAatgttttgggcaatttttgTTCTTGGTCATGACTG TGGGCATGGAAGTTTCTCTGATAGTCCCAAGCTCAATAGCTTTGTAGGACATGTCCTGCATTCTTCAATCCTTGTGCCTTACCATGGATG GAGAATAAGCCACAGGACTCATCATCAGAACCATGGAAACGTTGAAAAGGATGAGTCTTGGGTCCcg TTGACTGAGGAGACTTTCAAGGAACTAGATCGTAGTACTAAAATTCTGAGATTCACAGTGCCTTTCCCCCTGTTAGCTTACCCTCTGTATCTG TGGCGTAGAAGTCCAGGAAAGGAGGGATCTCATTTCAACCCCTACAGCAGCTTGTTCACTGCTGATGAGAGAAGATTAGTGGTGACTTCAACTGTGTGTTGGACTATAATGGCTGTTTTTCTGCTTTATTTATCCTTTGTCGTAGGCCCTGTCCAAATGCTTAAGATATATGGTGTTCCTTACTTG ATTTTTGTAATGTGGATAGACTTTGTTACTTATTTGCATCACCACGGTCATGATGAACACAAACTTCCTTGGTACCGCGGCAAG GAATGGAGTTATTTGAGAGGAGGGCTTACAACAGTTGATAGAGATTATGGATTGTTCAATAACATTCACCATGACATTGGCACTCATGTTATCCACCATCTCTTCCCTCAAATCCCACACTATCACTTGATAGAAGCT ACAAAAGCAGCAAAGCCGGTGCTGGGAAAGTATTATCGCGAGCCAAAGAGATCCAGTCCCATTCCATTCCATTTGATTAAGAATCTAGTAACAAGCTTGAGTCAAGACCACTTTGTGAGTGACACTGAAGAAATTGTCTACTATCAGACAGACCCAAACCTGCATAAAAAATTTTCCAGCAAATTGGATTGA
- the LOC123209418 gene encoding selT-like protein, with the protein MDRVHFFLLGLPVFLLCSDLLNLFTPPPPPPASHPKPGHHHHHHHKPPLSSDFPEFPKFPEFPAMKAEGGIGHGSTININFCASCSYRGTAITMKKMLENQFPRIDVILENYPPPMPKRLLAKVVPVVQFGVIGIIMAGEQIFPMMGIMTPSWYYSLRANKFGSIASTWLLGNFLQSFLQSSGAFEVYCNDELVFSKLKEGRFPGEIELRDLVTKKLSTSRLVHDLGEAWS; encoded by the exons ATGGATCGAGTACACTTCTTTCTTCTTGGACTACCTGTCTTTCTTCTATGCAGCGATCTCTTAAACCTTTTTACTCCGCCTCCGCCACCTCCGGCGTCTCATCCGAAACCCGGCCACCACCATCATCACCACCACAAACCCCCACTTAGTTCAGATTTCCCAGAATTTCCAAAATTCCCAGAATTCCCTGCAATG AAAGCTGAGGGAGGTATCGGGCATGGCAGTACAATAAACATAAACTTTTGTGCTTCTTGCTCATATag GGGCACTGCAATAACGATGAAGAAGATGTTGGAGAATCAATTTCCTAGAATTGATGTTATCCTTGAAAATTATCCCCCGCCTATGCCCAAGCGTCTGCTTGCTAAAGTGGTCCCAGTTGTTCAGTTTGGAGTCATTGGGATCATCATGGCTGGTGAACAAATTTTTCCAATGATGGGAATTATGACACCTTCGTGGTATTATTCTTTGCGTGCCAATAAATTTGGATCTATTGCATCCACCTGGCTTCTTGGAAACTTTTTGCAGTCCTTCCTGCAAAGTTCTGGGGCTTTTGAAGTTTACTGCAATGATGAATTG GTCTTCTCTAAACTGAAGGAGGGCAGATTTCCAGGCGAGATTGAGTTAAGAGATCTTGTTACCAAAAAATTGTCAACATCAAGACTTGTACATGATCTTGGAGAAGCATGGTCTTAG
- the LOC123209416 gene encoding internal alternative NAD(P)H-ubiquinone oxidoreductase A1, mitochondrial-like yields MVWFRNLIMNPLRKSSSSASLHKVKSTISPSTYSMFTCLSRYSAEVSSSQLVVGSELGPTNPGEKPRVVVLGSGWAGCRLMKDLDTSIYDVVCVSPRNHMVFTPLLASTCVGTLEFRSVAEPIGRIQPAISREPGSYFFLANCTGIDADKHLVHCETVTDGVDTLHPWNFKISYDKLVIALGAQASTFGIKGVKENAIFLREVHHAQEIRRKLLLNLMLSDVPGITEEEKCRLLHCVVVGGGPTGVEFSGELSDFIIRDVHQRYAHVKDYIHVTLIEANEILSSFDDRLRRYATKQLQKSGVHLVRGVVKDVEPEKLILNDGTEVPYGLLVWSTGVGPSPLVKSLDLPKSPGGRIGINEWMQVPSVQDVFAIGDCSGYLDSTGKPVLPALAQVAERQGKYLASLLNKIGKAGGGHANCAKDMDFGGQFVYRHLGSMATLGRHKALVDLRQSKESKGISLAGFLSWIIWRSAYLTRVVSWRNRLYVAVNWATTIVFGRDISRI; encoded by the exons CCGTCGACCTACTCAATGTTCACGTGTCTCTCACGTTACAGTGCGGAAGTTTCATCCTCACAACTTGTGGTGGGGTCGGAGCTGGGGCCCACGAATCCCGGGGAGAAGCCAAGAGTGGTGGTGCTGGGATCAGGATGGGCGGGGTGCCGGTTAATGAAGGATTTAGACACGAGTATTTACGATGTTGTTTGTGTTTCTCCGAGAAATCACATGGTTTTTACTCCGCTTTTGGCGTCCACGTGTGTTGGCACTCTGGAGTTCAGGTCAGTGGCTGAACCCATCGGCCGGATTCAGCCAGCTATTTCAAGGGAGCCTGGTTCTTACTTTTTTCTTGCTAATTGTACTGGGATTGATGCTGATAAACATTTG GTGCATTGTGAGACTGTCACTGATGGAGTAGACACATTGCATCCttggaattttaaaatttcGTATGACAAGTTGGTAATAGCATTGGGAGCACAAGCCTCAACCTTTGGAATTAAAGGTGTGAAAGAGAATGCTATTTTTCTTCGTGAAGTTCATCATGCTCAGGAGATTCGGAGGAAGCTACTTCTGAACTTGATGCTCTCCGATGTGCCTG GGATAACTGAAGAAGAGAAATGCAGACTTCTACATTGTGTTGTTGTAGGAGGGGGGCCCACAGGAGTCGAGTTTAGTGGTGAACTTAGTGATTTCATAATCAGAGATGTTCATCAAAGATATGCCCACGTGAAAGATTATATTCATGTTACTTTAATTGAG GCAAATGAGATATTATCTTCCTTTGATGATCGGCTTCGTCGTTATGCGACTAAGCAGTTGCAAAAG TCTGGAGTTCATCTTGTGCGTGGGGTTGTTAAGGATGTTGAGCCTGAGAAATTGATACTTAATGATGGCACAGAGGTTCCATATGGGTTGTTAGTCTGGTCGACAGGTGTTGGCCCCTCACCACTTGTAAAGTCACTAGACCTTCCAAAATCACCAGGTGGCAG GATCGGTATCAATGAGTGGATGCAAGTTCCTTCTGTCCAAGATGTGTTTGCAATTGGTGACTGCAGTGGGTATCTTGATAGTACTGGTAAACCTGTCCTTCCAGCTTTGGCCCAG GTTGCAGAGCGGCAGGGTAAATATCTTGCAAGTCTATTGAACAAAATTGGCAAAGCCGGTGGTGGACATGCAAACTGTGCAAAGGACATGGATTTTGGAGGACAGTTTGTGTACAGGCATCTGGGAAGCATGGCAACGCTTGGCCGACACAAGGCTCTTGTGGACCTAAGACAAAGCAAG GAATCAAAAGGCATATCTTTGGCCGGATTTCTCAGTTGGATAATCTGGCGCTCAGCATACCTAACTCGTGTAGTTAGCTGGAGGAACAGATTATATGTGGCTGTCAACTGGGCTACAACTATTGTATTTGGTCGTGATATAAGCAGAATATAG